One Bradysia coprophila strain Holo2 unplaced genomic scaffold, BU_Bcop_v1 contig_23, whole genome shotgun sequence genomic window, ATGTTTATGTTGCGACGACTTTAGTCATCGTTTGATGTCTTCTCTAATACGTGTACAATGATGCTATTATACGTATAATTCGATGAGAACTGTGTGTACATGTTTTTGAAATAAACAATCGTGCTGTCCCTTACGTTCgcacataaaatatgaaacaaatCAATTCGGTGAGGTAAGAACAAACATAAATATATAATTAACGTATTAATTATAGTTGTTTGTATAAATAGTTGGCATAGAAAACAATATTGCCTGATATCAAAGCAGCGCAGCATGTACAATACGCTACcgaatgaattaatttttaaatatgtttTATCGGCATTACGTGGAGCTATTTTCTGGTGCCATTTCCTCTTGTACATACTTGAGGCATTTATATACCTAATCAATGTGTGGTATTATACCTCTGCAATGGCATACGAAATTAAGAaatagaaagaagaaaaaaacaggtGACCACCTTGCATTTGGCAAGAGTATTATAATGTCTATTTTCAAGGTTTTTTTCTTTGACATATTTAAAGGCGGTAAAAGTTCTAGCTCTTCAGATGCATAATATGAATTGGAATCAAATCATTTCATCGAATTCTCtgtgtttaatttaaaaaaagaaagaaaagaaaacgagAAGAGAAGAATCAACATAGATTGCTACGGGATATTGTTGTGGTAGCTATCATCACCAACATGCAAATATTTCCATCATCATTTTGTTCCACATTCTCAACACAAATTACACAGATGACCTATTTGTGAATGAATTCATCGTTGTGTATTAGCGAGTCGATGTGAAAAATGaacttaaaacaaatttagCATTCGCTAAATCCGTTTATATACATTGTACGTACATGTGCACATGTGAAgctcaacaattttttttccttctgaaTGAAGTCattccacacaaaaataatttgtcttTTCTTTTAGGTGACAATATGCCACCACATAGCACATGGCTATAACCACGTAAAATCAcatttcgtttattattagataaagaaattcaataaaGCACAGAACATATGTTCTTTTTACGATATTTTGAAATGACGGAATAATGAAAGAACTGACATGTTCTTACGATTTGCTATCTAAagtaattaaacattttttcgacGAAATATGACTTTTAGACCGAACAGTCTACAGGGTTTTTTATGTCTAGAAGTTTGTATATTGCCACTTTTCTGCAATCGttttattctttaaaaatatgTATGAGGTAAAGGTCCTACAACAAAAGTTTTGTCTAACAGAGTAAAAATGCCTTCTACGAAACTATCCACATTTCAATATTTcctcttttaatttattaatttgtttgtttcagaGTTCCGGAATAGGAGAGCCTAGTGTTTATCATGCTTTAGTCGtaatatttttagaatttttcgcTTGGGGTCTGCTTACGATGCCCATCATCTCAGTAAGTACACGTCAGGTATATCATGATAGAGGTGAATATTGAAACGATTCACACTTGCAGGTTCTTAACAACACATTTCCACATCACACATTTCTGATGAATGGTCTCGTCATGGGTATCAAAGGAATTTTATCGTTTCTAAGCGCTCCCCTGATTGGTGCTCTGTCAGATCTATGGggacgaaaattctttttgttaaTAACAGTGTTTTTTACCTGTGCACCAATACCTCTCATGGCGATAAATACATGGTAAGTTCAATGACACTACTCTGCTCTACTACTATTTCTAGTACTAGTTCAATTAAATCGCCCTATTGCTGTTCCAATCGATAATCGATAcgattcaaaaatgtttcctattttcatacaataggTTTGATTTAAGCAgctcaaaattttattattattattgaaaactTTAATATTGACAAGGTTTTGTACACTTAAAACGAaatcaatttacaaaaaatttgcaaacattTTTAGGTGGTTTTTCGCAACGATCTCAATCAGTGGAGTATTCGCTGTAACGTTTTCCGTAGTATTTGCTTATGTAGCTGATGTGACGACAACTGAGGATAGATCCAAAGCATATGGATTGGTTGGTAAGTATTACGATGCCGAATTATTCAATATTGGTTGTTTGTATCAGATTTTTACTGCTATCGGAGTTTCATAATTCTCTTGGATATTCTACAGACTTGTATAGTCTGTAAAGCTCTCCGAATTTTCAAGAGCCAATTTACGTAGACTTAGTATTctctttcaaaattaaattcttgagACCACAGCGCTTCTTGAGAGACACATACTAATATTAGACACAGACTGGAATAGACAGTTTTCGATGCAAGTAAGAAAGCGTGGTTGTTTTCTGACTAGATGTGAGACTAGTTTGAAGTCATGTCAATAACGAAAATCTCCGTTAAGGGTACTAAACCCGATTATTATATTCATTGATCAACACTACTTTGATCCGATAATAATAAGAATCAAAGGctcttgtgtgtttaccgaTTCATAGCACTCCTATTGCGATAATAAAATATCACATAAGATGTGCGCTTTCCCACTTTGCTAATTTCTGTTTAATCTTTTTCAGGTTCAACGTTTGCTGCCAGTCTGGTAAgtttccattcaaaataaaatgtggaatgtgattaacaaataaaatttctctttTACCGTAGGTAATATCACCGGCATTAGGTGCATATTTACGTGAAGTATACGGCGATACTGTAATAGTAGCCTTAGCAACCGCTATAGCTGTACTGGATGTTTTCTTCATCTTAGTTGCTGTGCCGGAAAGCTTACCAGAAAAAGTGCGACCCAGTTCATGGGGAGCGCCGATCAGTTGGGAACAAGCTGATCCATTTTCGGTACAACATTATTACGATCTACGGCCCATGTGATTGgttgttacacaattttttcttgtttcatttttagGCACTAAGAAAAGCTGGACTAGATCACACAATTCTAATGCAATGTGTGACCGTATTTTTGTCGTATTTGCCTGAGGCAGGTCAATATTCCTGTATATTTGTGTATTTAAAGCTGAAAATGGGTTTTAGTTCCATCGAGGTGTCAATTTTTATAGCAGTGATTGGAATATTATCAATTCTGGCGCAATTAATTTTAGGATTTTTGATGAGGTAAACAGTGACTCTATTTGGATGCCCAGCCCATGTCCTGTACACGAATAAtgttaaaactatttttttaaaacaattgcAGAGTGTTTGGAGCTAAGCGTACAATAATATTAGGTTTAGTATTTGAAACAATGCAGCTGCTCTGGTACGGGTTTGGTAGTCAGATGTGGTAAGTTaacgattttgttttaattttccgAATCCGTCTAATctcttttccaatttttttttttgtttcaggaTGATGTGGGCTGCAGGTAATATCATAGTTATAAGTAGTGAAATAGTTCAGAGAAAGTTAGAAAATTGTACAAATTACTACTTGTGGAAGTAAATGGAGAAACGATTTGAATTGACTTGGTGGAAaggtgaaaatttattttcgaaataagaaAGAGCGGAAAAGATCAACccatccaaaaattttttaatttttttgacttaTTTCCAGTGCAAAAGATTGATAACATTCGGTTTTTTATTGTAGGTATATTAGCATCACTAGGTTCAATAACTTATCCAGCAATAAGCGCTTTTGTTTCAATACACTCACACGCTGATACTCAAGGTAATCTAAACCACTActcaaatgaacttttttggATCAAAACCTTCACATTTCCCATTTACCTTCGTAGGTGTTGTTCAGGGTATGGTCACTGGCATGCGTGGACTGTGCAACGGACTAGGCCCAGCTATGTTTGGTAGAGAATCACTTGACATTCtaactgattcaatcaaattaattgcgcattttttgtcttgcaGGTGTTatcttttatttgttccatGTCGATTTAAATGACAAACAAGCCGAAATCAATCACATCGACgatacaataaaaaatgaaacaattaatTCAATGGAACAGTACACGGCATTGGCACCAGGTCCTCCATTTGTATTTGGAGCGTTCATGGTTGTTATCGCTATATTGGTCGCTGTTTTCATTCCAGAAGAGCCATCCGATCCAATACGACGACCATCGGGTGAGAAGAAGAAAAGTAGTTAtccaagttttattttttttttgtttatgttttctgtTTGGTGATTGTTGGGGAAAATTCGATTCGAGGTGACTGCCAGCGAACGTTCCAGCTCATTGTTTTATGAGTTACTGTTCTCATCatcacaaaattcattttcatgttCATTCCGAGGGCGCCCGTACATCTCAGTCCTATAGAAAACTACGATTGTGAAACCTGTCCCCTACTGTTACACTATCTAggatgaaaaattttggttcttATTCTGATCCATTTGGTTTTGAGAGCTAGCCGTAACGAGTGATTGACGTAAGAACAATGGAAGCTTCACTTGATaagtgaaatttgaaaactaattttgtATTGAGAAGGTCTGTCGTGCCGGACAGGTTAAAGATTTGTGAACTCGACCAGTGAGACATGACAGACAATTGAACAAAGagtttatttttggatgttatTCTTCCACAAATACCTTTTCATTGCCAAAAGTTGCCTATCGTTAGGGCCCTTTAATCGCTCAAAAATAGAAGTGGAAGGACAATAGTTACTTACATATATGGGGTGTGTCCACAACAAATgggtatacaacttttcatgctgagggcctaaattacgaaaaaaattcggaaatttatGCCGAAGACATGAAACTATTTTTCATGAGCACGTTGTGTtttgccttattttctcccctcaatGGGCCATGGAGAAATTTCGTCTTTTGACGACAGGtcaaatgacatttctagtgagaaaagtgcagcacTTTCTCTCCAGCGGTGataaaatagaacttttctcactcGAACTGTCacattgtttatgttttcgaaaatagcaTGGTGAATcgatgttttcgtttcttggagaaaaacggcaaaacacaacatgcgcacatgaaaaacgttgtgaaATTGCGGCGCTTCGTTCTGGCCTCAAACATCGCTTTTATAAGAATTTCTTACTTTCTTACAACCATTTCACTACAGGTAGTGTAGCAACCTATGTTTCATAATCGTGTTCTTATAAGAGACTGAAAAGCACGTGGACTCTTGGCATCTTATTGGcataattgtaattgtaatttgTTCTATTCTATTCGTCCGACTAAATACACTTACCCTCATTACGTTATCACATCAAttctaatattttttgactAATAATATGTGCTCGTCCGAACATTTACCGTAACCGATATTACCGACCATTAAAATTAGGAAAACATTCCATTTCCAGGGGCTTCATTGGACATACATTATGAAATCGAACGGGGTCGAAAAGTAGCCGGCCCACTGTCACCGCTTATGCAGCAAGACTCTGCGCAACTGTAGTTTTCACTTCAGCACGTGCATAGCCATGTAATTAAGAAAATCTatcacatttttaaaattatagtGTATGGGTAAGGcaagttaattaaaaaaaaacaatgaaacttaataaacaaacaaaaaaattaaaagaatttattaggcaaacacacacacacccaaTAAAGTATATAAGttaaaaaataacgaaaaagatttcaataaaaaaattaataatttattgccACGTAGCTGACGACATTTTAATGCATTGTCGGTCAATctattttccataatttttctattgatttcgtttatgaaaaaaaaatagaattttcttcacataaaattaagtTTAAAAATGGAAACCTCTGATtcgaaaagttaaatttttcttctgcTTTTGGACATACATCTACCTTACATTACACCTTTGCATTAAATGTAGCCGTGTTATTGAATATTAATGTCGTCGTCGTGGAAGTACGACCTCATAGTGGACTAATTGCAGTTGTGCACGATCTTAGGGTTaaagttttgtgaaaaatgttcgcTCGCAGTTTACTGTaatagtgaaaatattgacCATCAAAGACCGGGTTCTTCgttcaatgaaatgtttgttGATGAAATGATGCATTGTTCACAGGGAATATgtttaaagaaataatttcattacaattagaggcagtgaaatttcagcatgaatttgcttcagctgtttttcagctgatgtacacaaacaataaaaactgtttatacggttttacgaTTACGATTACGATTATTAAGCGTGTAGCCGCTTCAACCAAATGTGGATCGTGTGGATCACCTGCAAAACAGCTGATGCAAATCCTTGCTGAAATtgactgcctctgactgtaacttctaacaaaaatgattttccaaattcctaaaaatttcgtggaaatttatggaaattcaaaaaattattttttcaataaaattggttCTGTTCTGCTTTTAGCATAGCAATAAGTAACTGACCTGTCTGTTTTCACTTTTAGAGCCACCGTTTCGTTTAATTGTGAAACTTTAGCTTAAGATTAGGGGTACCGCAGTTAATCATTACCGACTAAAGTcgtaaaacctttttttttcaatttgtagttttgattttcaacgttttttgACTGCCAACCACATACCTCATTTAGTATCTTCAATATTTAAGGACATTGGTTTTGTATTGtatcatctgttatagacAGAACAGAAAAAAGTAAACGATGACCTACGGTCTTATTATTACTCAATCGTATGctgaaacgaatgaagtatAGAAGAACATTCggcgatactttaaacaaaacaaatgttaGATTTTCATAATTATACCGCGATACGCCTTTTCTAACAGATTAACTCAAAGTCACGCAAATCGAGTTGTTATACGTGGGTGCGATAATTATTTCACTAAATCAAAGCAATACGATTAAATTTAACTACTTGTGACGAGTGGAGTGCTTCGAATTGTTGTTTCTCGATAATCGTGGCACACACGATCCATATAAAATGTATTAGCAAAAATAGAAACAGTGTTTGTCGAAAACGCTGTATTGTATTCGATAAAGATTCTTCCTAGTCattaataattcaataatCCCGAAAGTTTAACAAACACAGAGAAAACTGTGCTTTCGCATGTGTATACAACTGCCAATTAATTGCACGTTAAATAATTAATATGAATTTTCAACGGAAGACAGGctataatgaagaaaaaaacatttttactgcATCCATCGCATCTCTGAcaagtattttcaatttttgattccTTTTTGCAGTTTTGCATCTTTATTGCCAGATGTTTAATTCCGAAAATAGTCCGGAGCCGTTTTAGGAAGATAAGCatgattaattaaaaacaaattatttgatgaaaaaaattgaggtcCTTGTGTTATGGTGTATATGCTACGGGCCAAACTAAAATCGTATCAATGACTTGACAATATTTTAGGTTCTGTGAAACCCCAACCATTTGGTTCAATCTCAActgagaaatgtttttcttttaactttttcgatCGTTGCTCAAAGGAAGTCTCTTTAATTTcctacaaataaaaatcttctGTCTTAACCCAAATAACATAAGGACTTTAGTagaccaaaaaaaagtaaaaaaatggaGAGCTGTAATTGGAGGTTTTGAGTATTTCTTTAGTTTAATAATTCAGATGTGAATAAGTCGATTGAtttctttagattttttttttacaattttaatttaattaatgaaagtCTTAAGAGCTTTAATATTAGAGAAAGCATTAAAATAATGTTCGtaatattaacaaaaacaaagggTTGATTGTTGCAACTTATATTTTAGTCACTTAATTTGagtttaaaaaacaaaaacaaaaaagagttCAATGTGAGTGGAAAAGGACGAGacgaatttaaattgtttttattttacttccaACACTAGAAATGATCAGACGATGtgctgtttttgtttgtttataccATTGAGTAGAAGAAACGAACAATACAATgattacatttttgattgaTATTTAGGTGTATAAATATGTTATTGACACTTTCAGTTGCCACTACTTCCACCGTTAAATAACACTTTCTGATTGAAAGcgaaaattaacaaatttctttaattttctttttattttgatgggatttggttttttcaacaataaacTTCCTTGGTCTATTCTTCATCCTGTAATCAATTGCTTTTCGTTTTACTTATGTGAAACTGACAAATTCCAAAGTTTTCTCATTGATATTGGAACTTTCAATTCAACTACACTTCAGTGAATACTActtagagtttttttttgttgtaaaaatcaagaaaattcaaaaaattggagagaatccacaaaaaattgagaaatttaggatcgaatttcttgattttctcactttttttgtattttctcgatctatggaaattttatgtaactcgagaaaattcaagaaaccaATTTCTCAAAAAGAGGCCTTGCTACGTTTACTGATCGAAATTCCAGTCTAACCTAAATGATCCATAAACGTCTAATATCAATCATCGACATCATAACGCTGataataatattcaaattagaTAGAGTGTCATAGGGGGTCAAATTACAGTTTCTTCTTTGCATTCATAAATTGTCGTTACGACTGAACTGTAATTTGCTTCTCTCCAAAAGAAATAATGTCTTTTAACTCTTTTAAcccaaaaaatcaattaatgtTATTGATCAATTAACAGAAGACCTCCATCTTCCCATCTAATTcccaacaaaataataaaaaattaatttgttttttttttcgctgaattttaattgttattgAGACAGGTTcctttaaaatagaaaatagttAATATAAAACAGCACTAGTTGAACGATCGTCAAACGGagataaatagaaaaataatttaaatttaaataaattttgtaaatattgaaatatggAAGGGAATTCTTGtgatgaaatgaaaagtaatTATGGTAATGTACATacacataaaataataaatttatttttacagaaaatgagaAGTAACAATATGTAGGAGTAAGGAAAcacattaaagaaaaattattaatgaaaGTTGAAAGAGAAATGTGAAAGAACTAAAAAGGATCGAGTGAAAgttattgttattttaattgaactaaaacgggatttttttttgttttattgttattaagtcaattaaaaaaaagaagacgaAAATAATCTACTTATATTTGTCAACCACACACCGTGTCACCACCTTTTCacttataaaaaattgttttctttttcgttaaataagaatcaatcaaaaatgcttttcaaaaatttattcgacgaagaatGTAAAACGTTGTAACTGCATAAGGCATAATATTGAtgaagtttatttattttatagtGTTATTGTGATTTGTATTGTACAAAGATgaataatgaaatgaaaacaaatacaAACACTCTGATTTCACTTGTTTCTATTTTGTAATTACAAGTGGAAGAGTACATGGGATACGTGTACGCTACATTAGGGGTGAGAATTTCGTTATATGCTCcagaaaaaatatgtttttatcaaatttgttctgTGTTGGGTGGATATACCATTCCTCGGACATGCATAAGTCGTCAAACAATATGGCAAACACATATAGTTTCATATAGTCCGAGGACTGATACCCAAGACCATTTCTCAGGTTTAATTTGCATCTTAAATACGAAGACGAGACATTTCTACCATGTGATTATCGTCTcgaaaaaaagacgaaaatatgcagttctggcgaggggtgactcacttctagattaaatggatttaatggattaaatggattaaatggatttaatggattaaatggaataaaaattggattaaatggattaaataggaaaaaagttcattttaccaaatactgtaaaagtcttaaaaattgttgattttgatcgaaccacgtactacaacttatactacaatgttaaaaagcgaaaaaatccacttttaggagttttttgtgtaaagaggattaaatggattaaatggattaaataaatttaataccatttttaacaaaaaaaatattcctatacctacgagtacttaaacgagctggggatcgtgcaaatctaattttcgcaattactttacaaatttttcaggtgggtagcctaTTAGGCTactagcctaattatttcggtaaaactaattttttttttggattaaatggatttaatggattaaatggaagtgcgtcacccctcgagTTCTGGGGTATTATATCGCTCCGATGTAATATTTTCGATCGTAAAGACGATTATTATCACCCAGAACACGAGAATATCGCCTAGAAGGCGATAATATCACTCAGAAGATGATAATATTGTCCGGAAAATTGTGTGTGATAGCGTCACTCTGAGTGATTATCGTGTTCTAAGCGATATTGAACGCTTTTTCGATCAATAAtatccaatgaaagtaaatggttaggtatggccaaacgttcaaatttgttctagccggagcacatacggatttgcatggcgccacctcaaacgaactcatttctagtggaaatttgcactagaaatgagttcgtttgaggtggcgccatgtaaatacgtatgtgctccgacttgtatggactggccatacctacttatgtactttcattgataataTCAACTCTGAGCAATGATATTTCCCAGAACTGTAAGTGTTCTTTGtcttctggacgatattatcgttcgagACGATAATGCCACGGTATAAATGTCCCCTCACTATAAATACAAGTGTTAAACCACTAGATAGTATTAATATCTAATCAGTTCGTGATTTGTAGAAACCAAGAGCTTTATATTATTAGTTCGAGTCACTAGTCCGTGGATACATCCACCCTAAGTAAATCTTCGAGTAGATGAACTTACTCTCAAACTTGCCCATCAATGGTACATTCATCGTCTACATACATATTTGATGTAAATGGAAATCTGAGACTAGTAGCAATTAGCAATCAAGGAAAGTACTTTGgtgtttttgttgcttttcaGGCGCACAAGAACTGGTAGAAGTTCACATTTTggaccatttttttaactgcTCATATCTCAGTGACACTGAGTCAATGTAGATGAAAGTTCAACGCAATAAGATTACCGAAAGAACTTGCTATTACCTTTCTAAGACATCCTGCACGACCATGTAGAGCTCGTATCGGGAAATAACTCCATAGGAAAATTGCATATTTTCGCTCTTTGATCGActgtggttttggcttctacgGACCAATAACTACCTAACCTACAAataagtccactggaaaatgcgccCGACTTCGATAGGTTCACAAAAGAGTCATCCGGAGGCTTCCAGTTTTCTAAAGATTAAGATAGGCATATTGAATCCGGAATCATCACAACATCATGTTTAATCTCTGGAACGACTCAATTATCAATAATTCATAATGTCGTACGAACGCTACGTGAGTCGTTCGTATACGATATATGAATTATTGATAATTGAGTCGTTCCAGAGATTTAACATGATGTTGTGATGATTCCGGATATACTCTTCTTCGAGCAGATATGGTAAACAGATATGGTAATGGTAAACAGTCAGCCAATTGAAAACGAGCGGTCACTTTATCGATCACAATAACTATatcaaacatttatttctcaacttttttaacaaattccacaaaatcTTTATACAATACACTAGGTAGTTCAAGGGCAGCAAAATGACCCCCATCTTTGTAGTAATTACTTTGgatcaaatttgtgaatttgtcCTGCAAAACCCAATCTATTTCATGAGCAAGATCATTCTTAAATCGAGCACACGCAGTCGGTACATTGGTTTGAATGCGATCTAATTTATGTTCTTGTTGTTTCAATGAGAATGCTTCAGAATACAATCGACACGACGTCGTAATGGATGCACTCAAGTAATATATCATGATGTTGTCCAAATACGCATCGAATAGATCCTTTCGCAGATCCAGGCCGCCATGAGCTGATGAACGATGTTGAGGGAAAGTCCAAGTTGCAAACTTTTCCAGAATGTAAGCCGCCAAACCAACAGGATTGTTGGAGAGAGCCATTCCTAGAACATGCAAATTTTAATCGTCTAAAATCTCAGAGACATATCAATTCTTACCAATAGTGTCAGGTTTGGTTGCTTGAATATGCATGTATCCAGACTCCAGAATGATATTTGAAAACTTCTCTCCGTATGGGTAGTGGAAGTCTTCATACTCTTTCTCCACAAAGAATGACGGAAATGTGGCTGCAATTGTCGTTTTCAACATGCCAGCTGCCGAACTGAGTATAAAGCACATATTGCTGTGATATCCGATAACATTCTGTGGAAATAAGGTTGAGATGGAAGATCCTAACGCTGAGCCCCAATCACCGCCttgaatgtaaaatttgtCGTATCCCAAACGAATCATAAGATTCCGCAAAACTACCGACATTTCAAACACGCCGAAGCCAGTCTTTGAAGAACCTTGTGAAAATCCATAACCAGGTAGACTAGGAACGATTATGTCGAATTCAACATTCAAATCGGAGCGTTGGCTCTTGAGCAATCCGATGAAATCATAAAATTCTCTGACTGATCCGGGCCAACCATGAAGCAGCAGCAAGGGAACGACTTTCTTATTGGCAGCATTTTTGTTCGGCTTGACGTGGATGTAGTGAATCTTCAATCCTTGTATCTGCGTAGTGTATTGCTCAAACGAATTTAGGAATGGTTCCCTCTCAGACTTCCATCGAGGTAGATAGTTACTTTGCCAGTAGtctaaaaattcagaaaatcttTTCGAATTGACGCCATAGTCGAAACCAACTCCTTCCAGTGGCGGTGGCAGTACAGCGTTTTTAATTCGATCGCTGATTTCATTTATAACTTTATCTGGATAGTCGATTTTGAATGGCTTGATGGATTTATCTTCTTTGTATGACTCCTTTTTGCCA contains:
- the LOC119075551 gene encoding hippocampus abundant transcript 1 protein-like isoform X3, producing the protein MAENVTQQTRFTENEVKIRSNGGFSAKGSSLSYGDLGHVGSHVEQYTHSKSSGQLSGVQNQNENSNQLATEKQSATTTSNSAIPQIKNSNLLLTFMYRVFDHCKSSGIGEPSVYHALVVIFLEFFAWGLLTMPIISVLNNTFPHHTFLMNGLVMGIKGILSFLSAPLIGALSDLWGRKFFLLITVFFTCAPIPLMAINTWWFFATISISGVFAVTFSVVFAYVADVTTTEDRSKAYGLVGSTFAASLVISPALGAYLREVYGDTVIVALATAIAVLDVFFILVAVPESLPEKVRPSSWGAPISWEQADPFSALRKAGLDHTILMQCVTVFLSYLPEAGQYSCIFVYLKLKMGFSSIEVSIFIAVIGILSILAQLILGFLMRVFGAKRTIILGLVFETMQLLWYGFGSQMWMMWAAGILASLGSITYPAISAFVSIHSHADTQGVVQGMVTGMRGLCNGLGPAMFGVIFYLFHVDLNDKQAEINHIDDTIKNETINSMEQYTALAPGPPFVFGAFMVVIAILVAVFIPEEPSDPIRRPSGEKKKRKHSISRGFIGHTL
- the LOC119075552 gene encoding juvenile hormone epoxide hydrolase 2-like, whose translation is MKLCTQITLVVFAIAVGVGYMKYKSISSPLPIPKFDANAYWGPGKKESYKEDKSIKPFKIDYPDKVINEISDRIKNAVLPPPLEGVGFDYGVNSKRFSEFLDYWQSNYLPRWKSEREPFLNSFEQYTTQIQGLKIHYIHVKPNKNAANKKVVPLLLLHGWPGSVREFYDFIGLLKSQRSDLNVEFDIIVPSLPGYGFSQGSSKTGFGVFEMSVVLRNLMIRLGYDKFYIQGGDWGSALGSSISTLFPQNVIGYHSNMCFILSSAAGMLKTTIAATFPSFFVEKEYEDFHYPYGEKFSNIILESGYMHIQATKPDTIGMALSNNPVGLAAYILEKFATWTFPQHRSSAHGGLDLRKDLFDAYLDNIMIYYLSASITTSCRLYSEAFSLKQQEHKLDRIQTNVPTACARFKNDLAHEIDWVLQDKFTNLIQSNYYKDGGHFAALELPSVLYKDFVEFVKKVEK
- the LOC119075551 gene encoding hippocampus abundant transcript 1 protein-like isoform X2; its protein translation is MAENVTQQTRFTENEVKIRSNGGFSAKGSSLSYGDLGHVGSHVEQYTHSKSSGQLSGVQNQNENSNQLATEKQSATTTSNSAIPQIKNSNLLLTFMYRVFDHCKSSGIGEPSVYHALVVIFLEFFAWGLLTMPIISVLNNTFPHHTFLMNGLVMGIKGILSFLSAPLIGALSDLWGRKFFLLITVFFTCAPIPLMAINTWWFFATISISGVFAVTFSVVFAYVADVTTTEDRSKAYGLVGSTFAASLVISPALGAYLREVYGDTVIVALATAIAVLDVFFILVAVPESLPEKVRPSSWGAPISWEQADPFSALRKAGLDHTILMQCVTVFLSYLPEAGQYSCIFVYLKLKMGFSSIEVSIFIAVIGILSILAQLILGFLMRVFGAKRTIILGLVFETMQLLWYGFGSQMWMMWAAGILASLGSITYPAISAFVSIHSHADTQGVVQGMVTGMRGLCNGLGPAMFGVIFYLFHVDLNDKQAEINHIDDTIKNETINSMEQYTALAPGPPFVFGAFMVVIAILVAVFIPEEPSDPIRRPSGASLDIHYEIERGRKVAGPLSPLMQQDSAQL
- the LOC119075551 gene encoding hippocampus abundant transcript 1 protein-like isoform X1; its protein translation is MAENVTQQTRFTENEVKIRSNGGFSAKGSSLSYGDLGHVGSHVEQYTHSKSSGQLSGVQNQNENSNQLATEKQSATTTSNSAIPQIKNSNLLLTFMYRVFDHCKSSGIGEPSVYHALVVIFLEFFAWGLLTMPIISVLNNTFPHHTFLMNGLVMGIKGILSFLSAPLIGALSDLWGRKFFLLITVFFTCAPIPLMAINTWWFFATISISGVFAVTFSVVFAYVADVTTTEDRSKAYGLVGSTFAASLVISPALGAYLREVYGDTVIVALATAIAVLDVFFILVAVPESLPEKVRPSSWGAPISWEQADPFSALRKAGLDHTILMQCVTVFLSYLPEAGQYSCIFVYLKLKMGFSSIEVSIFIAVIGILSILAQLILGFLMRVFGAKRTIILGLVFETMQLLWYGFGSQMWMMWAAGILASLGSITYPAISAFVSIHSHADTQGVVQGMVTGMRGLCNGLGPAMFGVIFYLFHVDLNDKQAEINHIDDTIKNETINSMEQYTALAPGPPFVFGAFMVVIAILVAVFIPEEPSDPIRRPSGEKKKRASLDIHYEIERGRKVAGPLSPLMQQDSAQL